The Mycolicibacterium parafortuitum nucleotide sequence CACCGCACGCTGGGCGGACGCACCGTGCCGTACGACTCACTGTCGGGCGGCGCGAAAGAGCAGCTCGGCATCGTGGCCAGGCTGGCCGGCGCGGCGCTGGTCGCCAAGGAGGACAGCGTTCCCGTGGTGATCGACGACGCGCTGGGCTTCACCGACGCCGGCCGGTTGACCAAGATGGCCGAGGTGTTCGACGCGGTGGCCGGCGACGGCCAGGTGATCATCCTGACCTGCAGTCCACAGCGCTACGCCGACGTGCGCAGCGCCCACCACATCGAGCTGGTCGCGGGCTGACCCCGGCGGCGTGCGCGGCGCCGGCGGGGCACAATGAGCGCGATGACGATGAATGCGAGGCGTCGCCGCGTGCACGCCAAGCTCGCGGCACTGCCCGGGGTGCGGCCGGTTCGCAGGCCGGTGCATCCCGGCGGGGATGACGCGTTCGACGTCTACTACGTGCGGACCGGCCGCAAATCGGCTCATCCGCTGGTCGTCATCCCGGGCGGGCCCGGCGCGGCGTCGATCGCGCTGTATCGGACGTTCCGCAAGCATGCCGCGCTCGCCGGTCTCGACGTCATCATGGTCGAACACCGCGGTGTCGGACTGTCCCGCCACGACGACTCCGGCGCCGACCTGCCCCCCGACGCGTTGACGGTCGACGCCGTCGTCGACGACATCGCCGCGGTGCTCGACGACGCCGGGGTCGAGCGCGCCGATGTGTACGGCGCGTCCTACGGCTCCTACCTGGCCGCCGGGATCGGCGTGCGGCACCCGGGCCGGGTGCGGTCGATGGTGCTCGACTCTCCGCTGCTGTCGGCCGACGACATCATCGATGTACGTGCCCAGGTTCGGCGGGTGCTGTGGGACGGTGCGGCGGGGCCGGGAGTCGCCGCCGAGGTCCGGCAGCTGGTGGCCCGCGGCGGCCTGACGTCCGAGGGGCTGCTGCTGGCGATCGGCCTGTACGAGCTCGCCGGCCCCGAAACGCTGCGCCGTCAGCTGGACCTGTTGCTCGCCGGTCGCGACCGGCTCTGGAAGCTCGCCGAGACCGTCACCAAGTTCGTGACCGAACGCAGGACCGCGTTCCACCACGAGCCGGACCTGGTGGAACGGATCGCCTTCCGCGAGTTGAACTATGGCGCGGTACCCGACGGTGAGCCGCTGGACCCTGCCGTCGCGCTGCGCGGAATGGCCACCGGCGACGCCGACTTCGTCGCCGAACCCTACGATCTTCGGTCGGCGATGCCCGGCTTCACCTGGCCGACGGCGGTGATCTCCGGCGGCCGTGACCTGACCACGCCGCCGGCCGTCGCGCGCCGTGCCGTCGAGTTGATCCCGGACTCGGTGCTCGTCGAACTGCCCACCGCAGGCCACAGCATCCTCGACATCCGTGAGCATGCGGCGCTGGAGATCTGCAAGGTCGTCAGCGCCGGGCGCATCTCCGAACTGCCCTCACGCGGTGGCGAATTGGACGCCATGCCGGCCAACCTCTCGATGCGGCTACTGGTCGGTGCGATCGCGGTGGCCGCCCGGGTGGAATCGGCGGTGCCCGGTGCGGCGCCGAAGGCCGTGCGGGCGGGCACCGGCCAGACGACCTGATCGAGTTCTGCACCAGGGTTGTGCCGACGGTGGCATCGCGACCCTGGTGCAGAAGTCGCGGCCCCCAGCATCTCCAAGGACCGCTGGCCCTACTTCATGAAGCCGATCGCCGAGAAGTTCAGGTCACCGATCCCGGACGGGCCGTAGTTGGCGAGATTGCTGCGCACGGCGGTGTTGCCCGGTGCCTGGAACAGCGGAAGGCTGTGGCCGATCGCCCAGACCATCTTGTCCAGTTCGTTGGCCAGGGTGCGTGCCTTGGCGGTGTCCAGTTCCGAGAGTGTCTGTTCGATCTTCGCGTC carries:
- a CDS encoding alpha/beta fold hydrolase → MTMNARRRRVHAKLAALPGVRPVRRPVHPGGDDAFDVYYVRTGRKSAHPLVVIPGGPGAASIALYRTFRKHAALAGLDVIMVEHRGVGLSRHDDSGADLPPDALTVDAVVDDIAAVLDDAGVERADVYGASYGSYLAAGIGVRHPGRVRSMVLDSPLLSADDIIDVRAQVRRVLWDGAAGPGVAAEVRQLVARGGLTSEGLLLAIGLYELAGPETLRRQLDLLLAGRDRLWKLAETVTKFVTERRTAFHHEPDLVERIAFRELNYGAVPDGEPLDPAVALRGMATGDADFVAEPYDLRSAMPGFTWPTAVISGGRDLTTPPAVARRAVELIPDSVLVELPTAGHSILDIREHAALEICKVVSAGRISELPSRGGELDAMPANLSMRLLVGAIAVAARVESAVPGAAPKAVRAGTGQTT